A region from the Veillonellales bacterium genome encodes:
- a CDS encoding LCP family protein, translated as MARAVRRKVRWGRVVLVGLLFFLLVVSVTGAARYLYNSLLQPAVAAKGQPAADGKRPDVINNHMNILLLGLDDGDLEHPGAPQRSDTMIVASINYDDGTVSLLSIPRDTKVTIPGHKGFDKINHAHYYGGPQLAAKTVEDFLQMPISYYAVIDWQAFIRVMDLIGGVDLYVERNMDYEDPYANLKIHLKNGYQHLDGEKAGEYVRFRSDELGDIGRVQRQQRFLKAVGGEMLQLSTMAKLPLIIGTAKQYVATDITAVGLLKAAYGLKGIKNGSLQAEMLPGKFATIDGLSYWVADNEQTSQLVERMLHSGTDRMSGMVYDGARK; from the coding sequence ATGGCACGTGCTGTGCGACGCAAGGTCCGGTGGGGAAGAGTAGTGCTGGTCGGCCTTTTATTTTTCTTACTCGTTGTATCTGTGACCGGGGCAGCAAGGTATTTGTACAACAGTCTGCTGCAGCCTGCTGTTGCGGCCAAGGGGCAGCCTGCTGCTGACGGCAAGCGGCCGGATGTGATTAATAATCACATGAATATATTGCTCCTGGGACTGGATGATGGCGATTTGGAGCATCCTGGCGCACCGCAGCGTTCCGACACTATGATTGTTGCCAGCATTAATTATGACGATGGTACGGTAAGTCTGTTGTCGATTCCCCGTGATACCAAGGTTACCATTCCCGGGCATAAAGGATTTGATAAGATTAACCACGCCCATTATTACGGGGGCCCTCAATTAGCGGCGAAAACAGTGGAAGATTTCCTTCAGATGCCAATTAGCTATTATGCCGTGATTGACTGGCAAGCTTTCATCCGGGTGATGGATTTAATCGGCGGCGTTGATTTATATGTGGAACGAAATATGGATTATGAAGATCCATATGCGAATTTAAAAATTCATTTAAAAAATGGCTACCAGCATTTGGATGGGGAGAAGGCGGGGGAATATGTCCGGTTTCGCAGCGATGAATTAGGCGATATCGGCCGGGTGCAGCGGCAGCAGCGCTTTTTAAAAGCTGTAGGCGGTGAAATGCTGCAATTGTCTACAATGGCAAAGCTTCCACTGATCATAGGCACAGCCAAACAGTACGTTGCTACCGACATTACGGCAGTCGGTCTGCTAAAAGCAGCTTATGGCCTAAAAGGAATCAAAAATGGGAGCCTTCAAGCCGAAATGCTTCCCGGAAAATTTGCGACGATTGATGGTCTGAGCTACTGGGTGGCAGATAATGAGCAGACAAGTCAGTTGGTAGAACGTATGCTGCATTCCGGTACTGACAGGATGAGCGGCATGGTTTATGATGGTGCCAGGAAGTAA
- a CDS encoding S1-like domain-containing RNA-binding protein codes for MTIIDNQQLKPGTVMPLTVARMSEIGAFLDAGTGNTGDDILLHKAQQTSPVVVGDKVDVYLYLDPKGRLTASMRLPRMREGQVARVTVINTTRDGAFVDIGAERGVFMPFAGMRGKVKQGEKVWVKLYTDKSGRPAVTMEVEDELRRAAKPAVNVSIGDGVTGSVYNFNEHGAFLFTQERYIAFLHNDEMIVRPKVGEEISGRITFIREDGRINISTRPIKEQAIDVDAEKILSLLRSRDGKMPYSDATAPEVIKGKFNISKAAFKRALGRLIKSGLVEQREGWTYLK; via the coding sequence ATGACGATAATAGACAATCAGCAGCTGAAGCCAGGGACTGTAATGCCCCTTACCGTTGCCAGAATGAGCGAAATCGGTGCGTTTTTAGATGCCGGGACCGGTAATACCGGAGATGATATTTTGTTGCATAAGGCTCAGCAGACTTCTCCGGTGGTAGTGGGGGACAAGGTCGATGTCTATTTGTATCTTGATCCGAAAGGCCGGCTGACAGCCAGTATGCGGCTGCCCCGGATGCGGGAAGGCCAGGTAGCCCGGGTAACTGTCATTAATACCACCAGAGACGGCGCTTTTGTGGATATCGGCGCGGAACGGGGCGTGTTTATGCCCTTTGCCGGGATGCGGGGAAAAGTCAAACAAGGTGAAAAAGTCTGGGTGAAGCTATATACTGACAAGTCAGGCCGGCCGGCCGTTACGATGGAAGTCGAGGATGAGTTAAGGCGGGCTGCAAAACCGGCTGTAAATGTTAGTATCGGTGATGGGGTTACAGGTTCCGTTTACAATTTTAATGAACATGGCGCATTTCTGTTTACCCAGGAACGGTATATCGCTTTTTTACATAATGATGAAATGATCGTTCGACCGAAAGTGGGTGAAGAAATTTCGGGTCGGATTACTTTTATCCGCGAAGACGGACGGATAAATATTTCTACACGGCCAATTAAAGAGCAGGCGATAGACGTGGATGCCGAAAAAATTCTTAGCCTGCTTCGTTCCCGGGATGGTAAGATGCCTTATAGTGATGCAACGGCTCCCGAAGTAATCAAGGGGAAATTCAATATTAGCAAGGCCGCTTTCAAGCGGGCGCTGGGAAGATTGATTAAATCCGGTTTAGTGGAACAGCGGGAAGGCTGGACATATTTAAAATAG
- the yqeK gene encoding bis(5'-nucleosyl)-tetraphosphatase (symmetrical) YqeK, with amino-acid sequence MEHKDIIVKLSQHLSPKRLQHSIGVSRTAESLAKRYDYDVMQARLAGILHDCAREIPRNQLWLKAKKLGIAADDVVVRAEPVLLHAPLGAVVAQKEYGVTDRAVLAAIVSHTTGGRGMTLLAKIIYLADAIEPGRSFSGVDELRNAAEQDLNQALLLAYDQSIKYILDKHSLIHPDTVDGRNELLLIGKT; translated from the coding sequence ATGGAACATAAGGATATTATTGTAAAATTATCGCAGCATTTATCGCCGAAGCGGCTGCAGCATTCTATCGGCGTAAGCCGGACGGCGGAGTCTCTGGCAAAACGGTATGATTATGATGTAATGCAGGCCAGACTGGCCGGAATTTTACACGATTGTGCCCGGGAAATCCCCCGGAATCAATTATGGCTTAAAGCCAAAAAACTGGGTATTGCCGCGGACGATGTAGTTGTTCGCGCCGAACCCGTATTGCTCCATGCTCCCTTAGGTGCAGTGGTGGCGCAAAAAGAGTACGGTGTTACGGATCGTGCAGTCTTGGCGGCTATTGTCAGCCATACCACCGGGGGAAGAGGTATGACGCTGCTGGCAAAAATCATCTATTTGGCGGATGCTATTGAACCGGGGCGTTCCTTTTCCGGGGTGGACGAGTTAAGAAATGCCGCCGAGCAGGATCTGAATCAGGCTCTTTTACTTGCTTACGACCAAAGTATAAAATATATTCTGGATAAACATAGCCTGATACATCCTGATACGGTAGACGGTCGTAACGAATTATTGCTTATAGGCAAGACATAA
- the rsfS gene encoding ribosome silencing factor, with the protein MKQLNPYELAKNIGNAADDKKAYDIITLDMQGISLVTDYFIICSANSTTQVKAIADHIEEKLAEQTVKLLHKEGYRDGRWVLLDFGGCVVHIFLEEERRFYNLEQLWGDAQTVSYEEQEQ; encoded by the coding sequence ATGAAACAACTTAATCCGTATGAATTAGCAAAGAATATTGGGAATGCAGCTGACGATAAAAAAGCCTATGATATTATTACGTTGGATATGCAGGGAATTTCCCTGGTGACTGATTATTTTATTATTTGCAGTGCCAACTCCACCACTCAGGTCAAAGCAATCGCCGATCATATTGAGGAAAAGCTGGCCGAGCAAACGGTGAAATTGCTGCATAAAGAAGGATATCGCGACGGCCGCTGGGTCTTGCTGGATTTTGGCGGCTGTGTAGTTCATATTTTTCTGGAAGAGGAACGGCGCTTTTACAATCTGGAGCAGCTTTGGGGCGATGCCCAGACTGTTTCCTATGAAGAGCAGGAGCAGTAG